One genomic segment of Ricinus communis isolate WT05 ecotype wild-type chromosome 5, ASM1957865v1, whole genome shotgun sequence includes these proteins:
- the LOC8287386 gene encoding uncharacterized protein LOC8287386 isoform X1, which translates to MAKKSPKSDMTQTSMSKSPLPKSPVVKTSISKSSMPKSPMQKSPMPNSPMQKSPIYEKYKSRCAYGFFNFLRRRSKKLIADADRRRISRHALGDGCVKSGLNLHSDQCIDDEVEEKSLAVDSGNLKKNKIKGEDVSIKQQMKKKITTAKVEYVQSTSELVHDLSRNQRKATKTARKARRLPIYGCYDVSTVGNINSTDQSLADRSSKSLDSAVTAEVLPNQVSAKNEGDGICRSTNTVQCDQFNEINLQVNMSKATEAFINQKLIDGKHLCGGGVSHQSKHFLDALEILNSNKDLFIKLLQDPNSLLVKHIEDLRDCQVKDQQSEPFAKAVPEHQTINARESNLSKTKEISVHQPFENIVVLRPNRISHDSQIHCSLRNVQQSVKPAFFPFEQIKRKLMQTIGIRRKEKQLMLTDGAVHHKSTHDSGFDGCGKRTGVKIFTTNSPYKASYDFGGITTSSTTIKRKDRMNKVNEFDPGISEEAASANESGHEKTCLSTLRHPERNKHDENVKSRINISELRNGNKNFLKKQRAKSGDAISSVREYDFFPTVSSRGTREHDSVSPQMRFSAHSSHPTGDDSNRMNQKEYKKSCLSPPRQNQEAPPWAVNKKQLQTYEKISDNILYDVQEHIDISSSNNDLTEIETKYIENSKEISSSVVVSKPDGSCNDDVNQSTEALDACERNIPLVFSRMDSPVENQTSTIPVDDYSSSPLNSWSVGEFDRIKDNVEQPSPVSVLDQFYTEDMNSPLNVDFQPVLPSVRLLHIGIEEGCLAGIRFPLDVKINSSSSTEDYGSVIKYVTAVLQACCLEWDELMRKFHFSDQLLNQSLLDDLDVWPNQSRGDSRLLFDYINEVIVDVCQCYLRCSPWLSFIKPRILSKIITGSVLHEVMKNVDWNLLSAPPLQTLEKTIEKDGTWMDIRIDAEDIVREMVDSLVEELTIEIAIE; encoded by the exons ATGGCAAAGAAATCGCCTAAGAGCGATATGACACAGACCTCTATGTCTAAGAGCCCTTTGCCAAAGAGTCCTGTGGTAAAGACCTCCATCTCTAAAAGCTCTATGCCAAAGAGTCCCATGCAAAAGAGCCCTATGCCAAATAGTCCTATGCAAAAGAGTCCAATCTATGAAAAATACAAGTCAAGATGTGCGTATggtttctttaattttctgcGTCGACGTTCAAAGAAATTGATTGCTGATGCTGATAGGAGAAGAATAAGTAGACATGCTCTTG GTGATGGATGCGTAAAGAGTGGGCTCAATTTACATTCAGATCAATGCATTGAT GATGAAGTAGAGGAGAAGAGTTTAGCAGTTGATTCTggtaatttaaagaaaaacaaaatcaaaggAGAAGATGTGTCCATTAAGCAgcagatgaagaagaagattacAACAGCTAAAGTGGAATATGTACAATCTACTTCTGAACTTGTTCATGACCTATCAAGGAACCAAAGAAAAGCAACCAAGACTGCTCGGAAGGCTCGTCGCTTACCTATTTATGGTTGTTATGATGTATCAACTGTAGGGAATATAAATTCTACTGATCAAAGTTTGGCTGATAGATCTTCGAAATCATTAGACTCTGCCGTGACAGCCGAAGTGCTCCCCAACCAAGTGAGTGCTAAAAATGAAGGCGATGGCATTTGTAGAAGTACCAATACTGTGCAGTGTGACCAATTTAATGAGATAAATCTTCAAGTCAACATGAGCAAGGCAACTGAGGCATTTATAAACCAGAAGTTGATTGATGGAAAACATCTTTGTGGAGGTGGGGTGTCACACCAGTCTAAACACTTCTTGGATGCATTAGAGATACTAAATTCTAACAAGGACTTATTTATAAAACTCCTACAAGACCCCAATTCTTTGTTGGTGAAACACATTGAAGACTTGAGAGACTGTCAGGTGAAAGATCAGCAGAGCGAGCCTTTCGCCAAAGCTGTACCAGAACATCAGACAATTAATGCAAGAGAAAGTAATTTGTCCAAGACCAAGGAAATCAGTGTTCACCAGCCATTCGAGAATATAGTTGTTTTGAGGCCTAATAGAATCAGTCATGACTCACAGATTCATTGTAGCTTAAGGAATGTACAGCAGAGTGTTAAACCAGCATTTTTTCCCtttgaacaaataaaaagaaagttgaTGCAAACTATTGGGATCcgcagaaaagaaaagcaattgATGCTGACTGATGGAGCAGTGCATCACAAGTCTACCCATGATTCGGGCTTTGACGGATGTGGCAAAAGAACAGGCGTCAAGATTTTTACAACAAACTCACCTTATAAGGCCTCATATGATTTTGGAGGAATCACTACATCATCCACGACTATCAAGAGAAAAGACCGGATGAACAAGGTTAATGAATTTGATCCAGGTATTAGCGAAGAAGCTGCTTCTGCCAATGAAAGTGGTCATGAAAAGACATGTTTGTCAACCTTAAGGCATCCAGAGAGAAACAAACATGATGAGAATGTTAAGTCTAGGATAAATATCTCCGAGTTAAGAAATggaaataaaaactttttgaaAAAGCAGAGAGCGAAATCCGGGGATGCAATAAGCTCAGTTCGTGAATATGACTTCTTTCCTACTGTCAGTTCTAGAGGGACAAGGGAACATGACTCTGTCTCCCCACAGATGAGATTTTCTGCCCATAGCAGTCACCCAACGGGAGATGATAGCAATCGGATGAATcagaaagaatataaaaagagTTGCTTAAGTCCACCGAGGCAGAATCAAGAGGCTCCACCATGGGCTGTTAACAAGAAGCAATTGCAGACGTATGAGAAAATCTCAGACAACATTCTTTATGATGTGCAAGAGCACATAGACATTTCTTCTTCGAATAATGATTTGACTGAAATAG AAACGAAGTACATTGAAAATTCCAAAGAAATTAGTTCTTCAGTTGTGGTCTCCAAACCGGATGGCTCATGTAATGATGATGTCAATCAAAGCACAGAGGCATTGGATGCATGTGAAAGAAATATACCTTTGGTCTTTTCAAGAATG GATTCACCTGTGGAGAATCAGACATCAACAATTCCAGTAGATGATTATTCATCAAGCCCTTTAAACAGTTGGAGTGTTGGAGAATTTGACAGGATTAAAGACAATGTGGAGCAGCCAAGTCCAGTATCAGTGCTTGACCAGTTTTACACAGAAGATATGAACAGTCCTTTAAATGTTGACTTCCAACCTG TTCTACCATCAGTTCGGCTGCTGCATATTGGTATTGAGGAAGGCTGCTTAGCTGGTATTCGGTTCCCATTGGATGTGAAGATCAATTCAAGTTCTTCAACTGAGGACTATGGATCCGTTATCAAGTATGTAACTGCAGTATTGCAAGCTTGTTGCTTGGAATGGGATGAGCTCATGCGCAAATTCCATTTCTCAGACCAACTCCTCAATCAATCCTTATTGGATGACTTGGACGTGTGGCCTAACCAATCTCGTGGTGACAGTAGACTCCTGTTTGACTATATTAATGAAGTCATTGTAGATGTATGCCAATGCTATCTAAGATGTTCCCCTTGGTTGTCATTTATCAAGCCAAGAATtctatcaaaaataattacaggAAGCGTGCTTCATGAAGTGATGAAAAATGTTGATTGGAACCTCCTCTCAGCACCACCTTTGCAGACATTAGAGAAAACTATTGAAAAGGACGGAACATGGATGGATATCCGAATTGATGCTGAAGATATTGTTAGGGAGATGGTAGATAGTCTTGTTGAAGAATTGACAATAGAAATTGCAATAGAGTAA
- the LOC8287386 gene encoding uncharacterized protein LOC8287386 isoform X2 yields the protein MAKKSPKSDMTQTSMSKSPLPKSPVVKTSISKSSMPKSPMQKSPMPNSPMQKSPIYEKYKSRCAYGFFNFLRRRSKKLIADADRRRISRHALGDGCVKSGLNLHSDQCIDDEVEEKSLAVDSGNLKKNKIKGEDVSIKQQMKKKITTAKVEYVQSTSELVHDLSRNQRKATKTARKARRLPIYGCYDVSTVGNINSTDQSLADRSSKSLDSAVTAEVLPNQVSAKNEGDGICRSTNTVQCDQFNEINLQVNMSKATEAFINQKLIDGKHLCGGGVSHQSKHFLDALEILNSNKDLFIKLLQDPNSLLVKHIEDLRDCQVKDQQSEPFAKAVPEHQTINARESNLSKTKEISVHQPFENIVVLRPNRISHDSQIHCSLRNVQQSVKPAFFPFEQIKRKLMQTIGIRRKEKQLMLTDGAVHHKSTHDSGFDGCGKRTGVKIFTTNSPYKASYDFGGITTSSTTIKRKDRMNKVNEFDPGISEEAASANESGHEKTCLSTLRHPERNKHDENVKSRINISELRNGNKNFLKKQRAKSGDAISSVREYDFFPTVSSRGTREHDSVSPQMRFSAHSSHPTGDDSNRMNQKEYKKSCLSPPRQNQEAPPWAVNKKQLQTYEKISDNILYDVQEHIDISSSNNDLTEIETKYIENSKEISSSVVVSKPDGSCNDDVNQSTEALDACERNIPLVFSRMDSPVENQTSTIPVDDYSSSPLNSWSVGEFDRIKDNVEQPSPVSVLDQFYTEDMNSPLNVDFQPGKHSSTISSAAAYWY from the exons ATGGCAAAGAAATCGCCTAAGAGCGATATGACACAGACCTCTATGTCTAAGAGCCCTTTGCCAAAGAGTCCTGTGGTAAAGACCTCCATCTCTAAAAGCTCTATGCCAAAGAGTCCCATGCAAAAGAGCCCTATGCCAAATAGTCCTATGCAAAAGAGTCCAATCTATGAAAAATACAAGTCAAGATGTGCGTATggtttctttaattttctgcGTCGACGTTCAAAGAAATTGATTGCTGATGCTGATAGGAGAAGAATAAGTAGACATGCTCTTG GTGATGGATGCGTAAAGAGTGGGCTCAATTTACATTCAGATCAATGCATTGAT GATGAAGTAGAGGAGAAGAGTTTAGCAGTTGATTCTggtaatttaaagaaaaacaaaatcaaaggAGAAGATGTGTCCATTAAGCAgcagatgaagaagaagattacAACAGCTAAAGTGGAATATGTACAATCTACTTCTGAACTTGTTCATGACCTATCAAGGAACCAAAGAAAAGCAACCAAGACTGCTCGGAAGGCTCGTCGCTTACCTATTTATGGTTGTTATGATGTATCAACTGTAGGGAATATAAATTCTACTGATCAAAGTTTGGCTGATAGATCTTCGAAATCATTAGACTCTGCCGTGACAGCCGAAGTGCTCCCCAACCAAGTGAGTGCTAAAAATGAAGGCGATGGCATTTGTAGAAGTACCAATACTGTGCAGTGTGACCAATTTAATGAGATAAATCTTCAAGTCAACATGAGCAAGGCAACTGAGGCATTTATAAACCAGAAGTTGATTGATGGAAAACATCTTTGTGGAGGTGGGGTGTCACACCAGTCTAAACACTTCTTGGATGCATTAGAGATACTAAATTCTAACAAGGACTTATTTATAAAACTCCTACAAGACCCCAATTCTTTGTTGGTGAAACACATTGAAGACTTGAGAGACTGTCAGGTGAAAGATCAGCAGAGCGAGCCTTTCGCCAAAGCTGTACCAGAACATCAGACAATTAATGCAAGAGAAAGTAATTTGTCCAAGACCAAGGAAATCAGTGTTCACCAGCCATTCGAGAATATAGTTGTTTTGAGGCCTAATAGAATCAGTCATGACTCACAGATTCATTGTAGCTTAAGGAATGTACAGCAGAGTGTTAAACCAGCATTTTTTCCCtttgaacaaataaaaagaaagttgaTGCAAACTATTGGGATCcgcagaaaagaaaagcaattgATGCTGACTGATGGAGCAGTGCATCACAAGTCTACCCATGATTCGGGCTTTGACGGATGTGGCAAAAGAACAGGCGTCAAGATTTTTACAACAAACTCACCTTATAAGGCCTCATATGATTTTGGAGGAATCACTACATCATCCACGACTATCAAGAGAAAAGACCGGATGAACAAGGTTAATGAATTTGATCCAGGTATTAGCGAAGAAGCTGCTTCTGCCAATGAAAGTGGTCATGAAAAGACATGTTTGTCAACCTTAAGGCATCCAGAGAGAAACAAACATGATGAGAATGTTAAGTCTAGGATAAATATCTCCGAGTTAAGAAATggaaataaaaactttttgaaAAAGCAGAGAGCGAAATCCGGGGATGCAATAAGCTCAGTTCGTGAATATGACTTCTTTCCTACTGTCAGTTCTAGAGGGACAAGGGAACATGACTCTGTCTCCCCACAGATGAGATTTTCTGCCCATAGCAGTCACCCAACGGGAGATGATAGCAATCGGATGAATcagaaagaatataaaaagagTTGCTTAAGTCCACCGAGGCAGAATCAAGAGGCTCCACCATGGGCTGTTAACAAGAAGCAATTGCAGACGTATGAGAAAATCTCAGACAACATTCTTTATGATGTGCAAGAGCACATAGACATTTCTTCTTCGAATAATGATTTGACTGAAATAG AAACGAAGTACATTGAAAATTCCAAAGAAATTAGTTCTTCAGTTGTGGTCTCCAAACCGGATGGCTCATGTAATGATGATGTCAATCAAAGCACAGAGGCATTGGATGCATGTGAAAGAAATATACCTTTGGTCTTTTCAAGAATG GATTCACCTGTGGAGAATCAGACATCAACAATTCCAGTAGATGATTATTCATCAAGCCCTTTAAACAGTTGGAGTGTTGGAGAATTTGACAGGATTAAAGACAATGTGGAGCAGCCAAGTCCAGTATCAGTGCTTGACCAGTTTTACACAGAAGATATGAACAGTCCTTTAAATGTTGACTTCCAACCTGGTAAGCACAG TTCTACCATCAGTTCGGCTGCTGCATATTGGTATTGA